One Leptospira noumeaensis DNA window includes the following coding sequences:
- a CDS encoding TraR/DksA family transcriptional regulator, producing MPKPAAKSSSAEKGVDKKFIEEVRELLQEKKESLLIKLNQWEDTSSPSGLKEMGDIADIASELNSEALTSVLTENEIETLREIELALEKIENGTYGICEGTKKKIPIARLKAIPWTRFTVEFAEQMAKSRNRAGGYRMDSLSAYPATGMDVDSLD from the coding sequence ATGCCGAAACCAGCTGCAAAATCTTCATCAGCAGAGAAGGGAGTGGACAAAAAGTTCATTGAAGAGGTGCGAGAGCTCCTCCAAGAGAAAAAAGAGTCCCTCCTGATCAAGCTCAACCAATGGGAAGACACTAGTTCGCCTTCTGGATTGAAAGAGATGGGAGATATTGCGGACATTGCATCCGAACTCAATTCAGAGGCCTTAACTTCTGTTTTGACTGAAAACGAAATTGAAACTCTGCGCGAGATCGAACTGGCGCTAGAAAAAATAGAAAACGGAACCTATGGGATCTGTGAAGGAACGAAGAAAAAAATTCCGATCGCAAGACTCAAAGCCATTCCGTGGACAAGATTTACTGTAGAGTTTGCAGAACAAATGGCCAAAAGCCGTAATCGTGCCGGTGGATACCGCATGGATTCTTTATCTGCATATCCTGCAACTGGAATGGACGTGGATTCTCTCGACTAA
- the rpmG gene encoding 50S ribosomal protein L33: MREIIKLTCVPCAIPGRSNYFQTKNKKTKSEKLVTKKYCKFCKSHTDHKESKV, translated from the coding sequence ATGAGAGAAATCATAAAACTAACCTGTGTCCCATGTGCGATACCTGGGCGGTCAAATTACTTCCAGACTAAAAACAAGAAGACAAAGTCGGAAAAACTTGTGACTAAAAAATATTGCAAATTTTGCAAATCTCATACAGATCACAAGGAATCCAAAGTCTAA
- a CDS encoding bile acid:sodium symporter family protein: MFTKISRLIVTAFPLVLLLISGIGFLFPEKIIWFKGSWITYSLGAIMLGMGLTLDAEDFIRILKQPKPILIGTILQYTIMPILGYSLGFLFQLPEAFAVGLILVSCCPGGTASNVIAFLSKADVPLSVTLTSVSTILGILMTPFLIAVLIGSRLEIDRVGLVLTTFQVILVPVGLGLFLKSMFPKLTKEVQDFFPVLSVLLIAMIVASIIASGKDTILHSDFRIFFAVILLHLGGFGLGGIFSLYLTKNAKTAKTISIEVGMQNSGLGAVLARTHFLDPNTAIPSALSSLTHSLLGSLFATYFRRELKKPAIVD; this comes from the coding sequence ATGTTCACAAAAATTTCTAGACTGATTGTCACTGCGTTTCCCCTTGTTCTTCTACTCATCTCAGGGATTGGATTTTTATTTCCTGAAAAAATCATTTGGTTTAAAGGTTCTTGGATCACCTATAGCCTCGGTGCCATTATGCTTGGGATGGGGCTTACTTTGGATGCAGAAGATTTTATTCGTATCTTAAAACAACCAAAACCCATTCTCATTGGAACTATATTGCAATATACGATTATGCCAATCCTTGGATATTCTCTAGGGTTTTTGTTCCAACTTCCGGAAGCATTTGCTGTGGGACTCATCCTTGTTTCTTGTTGTCCTGGTGGGACCGCATCCAATGTGATTGCATTTTTGTCCAAAGCGGATGTGCCTCTCAGCGTTACCTTAACTTCTGTTTCTACAATCCTTGGAATCCTTATGACTCCCTTTCTGATTGCCGTTCTCATAGGGAGTCGATTGGAAATAGACCGTGTAGGTCTTGTATTGACTACCTTCCAAGTGATTTTAGTTCCTGTAGGATTGGGTTTATTTTTAAAATCAATGTTTCCAAAACTGACAAAAGAGGTTCAGGATTTTTTTCCCGTACTTTCTGTACTCTTGATTGCAATGATTGTGGCTTCGATCATTGCCAGTGGGAAAGATACCATCCTGCATTCGGACTTTCGTATCTTTTTTGCAGTCATCCTTTTACACTTAGGTGGGTTTGGACTGGGTGGGATTTTTAGCCTGTATCTGACAAAGAACGCAAAAACTGCCAAAACCATTTCGATTGAAGTAGGGATGCAGAATTCGGGGCTTGGGGCCGTGCTCGCAAGGACTCATTTTCTCGATCCGAACACCGCAATTCCTAGTGCTTTATCGAGTTTGACCCATTCCCTTTTGGGGAGTTTGTTTGCTACCTATTTCAGAAGGGAATTAAAAAAACCAGCTATTGTCGATTGA